In Campylobacter concisus, one genomic interval encodes:
- a CDS encoding GlcNAc transferase produces the protein MKLDDIARMAISEVSAELKKIEALQNKKQEELEQENLKKELLVIESEKERVENEPNFELNLEASKEFEPKVEIEISPKSREISEEEFFLANLAERIEVLFEGLKQTSEQDLASRLELTTKFLEFTLANIENRLQNLSK, from the coding sequence ATGAAGCTTGATGATATCGCTAGAATGGCAATTAGTGAGGTTAGCGCCGAGCTTAAAAAGATAGAGGCTTTACAAAATAAGAAGCAAGAAGAGCTAGAGCAAGAAAATTTAAAAAAAGAGCTTTTGGTAATAGAATCCGAAAAGGAGAGAGTGGAAAATGAACCAAATTTTGAACTAAATTTAGAAGCTTCAAAAGAGTTTGAGCCAAAAGTCGAGATAGAAATTTCTCCAAAAAGTAGAGAGATAAGCGAAGAGGAATTTTTTTTGGCAAACCTTGCTGAACGCATCGAGGTACTTTTTGAAGGGCTTAAGCAAACTAGCGAGCAAGATCTCGCTTCAAGGCTTGAGCTAACTACTAAGTTTTTAGAATTTACTCTTGCAAACATCGAAAATAGACTTCAAAATCTCTCAAAGTGA